A genomic window from Gossypium hirsutum isolate 1008001.06 chromosome D10, Gossypium_hirsutum_v2.1, whole genome shotgun sequence includes:
- the LOC107937774 gene encoding vacuolar protein 8, with product MGEKEKPKQQQQQQSSAESFEAMKSSLSQVIEGISFLISLSHCIRVFTVKWQLIRKKLEELSSGLLAIENCGSSSAQNIEVFSGLVPSILVTVNECHRLARACVDLSYSGKLLMQSYLDVILAKFDNYVKDLSGFYTTGILSHGFAIVVSRPGVTASKDDMRFYIRDLLTRMKIGDTEMKKQALGNLYQVLAEDERYVKLIIEIGDIVNVLVQFLDSPEVEIQREASKIVNLISGFDLYKGFLVKAGIIGPLVRILETGNDLGKEGAVKCVQKLTVNADNAWSVSAHGGVTALLKICSNGDFGGELIGPACGVLRNLVGVEEIKRFMVEEGAISTFIKLVTSREDLVQINSMEFLQNIASGDESLTRIVVKEGGIRALIHVLDPKSTVSSKTREIALRTIEDLCFSSQNCINMLMNDGFIDRLLFFLRNGEVSVQESTLKVTSRLCCASEEAKKAMGDAGFIPELVKLLDAKSYEVSSIATTTLHSLVSIPKNRKQFIQDDRNIGCLLQSLDRDEAISGNNKKLLLSILISLTSCNNGRRKIASSGYLKNIEKLAEAEVYDAKRLVRKLSSNRFRSMLSGLWHY from the coding sequence atgggAGAAAAAGAGAAACCAAAGCAGCAACAGCAACAACAAAGCTCAGCTGAATCTTTCGAAGCAATGAAATCCAGTCTCAGTCAAGTTATTGAGGGTATATCTTTCTTGATTTCTCTTTCTCATTGCATCAGAGTTTTCACTGTTAAATGGCAACTTATTCGAAAGAAGCTAGAAGAGTTAAGTTCTGGGTTACTGGCGATTGAAAACTGTGGTTCAAGTTCTGCTCAAAACATAGAGGTCTTTTCTGGGTTGGTTCCTTCCATTTTAGTCACCGTAAACGAATGTCACCGTCTCGCAAGAGCATGTGTGGATCTTTCTTATAGTGGGAAACTCTTGATGCAAAGCTACCTCGATGTAATACTTGCTAAATTCGACAACTATGTGAAGGATCTTTCTGGGTTTTACACTACTGGGATTTTAAGCCATGGTTTCGCCATTGTCGTTTCAAGGCCCGGTGTTACTGCTTCCAAAGATGACATGAGGTTTTACATAAGGGATTTGTTAACAAGAATGAAGATTGGGGATACAGAGATGAAAAAACAAGCATTGGGTAATTTATATCAAGTTTTGGCTGAAGATGAGAGGTATGTTAAACTTATAATAGAAATTGGTGATATTGTGAATGTTTTAGTACAGTTTCTTGATTCCCCAGAGGTAGAGATTCAACGAGAAGCTTCTAAGATTGTGAATTTGATCTCTGGGTTTGATTTATATAAAGGTTTTTTGGTTAAAGCTGGGATTATTGGTCCTTTAGTTCGGATTTTGGAGACTGGGAATGATTTGGGTAAAGAAGGAGCTGTTAAATGTGTGCAAAAATTGACTGTTAATGCTGATAATGCATGGTCTGTTTCAGCTCATGGTGGAGTGACTGCTCTGTTGAAAATATGTTCTAATGGTGATTTTGGTGGTGAATTGATCGGTCCTGCTTGTGGGGTGTTGAGGAATCTTGTTGGTGTTGAAGAAATTAAGAGATTCATGGTTGAAGAAGGAGCTATATCAACATTCATCAAGCTTGTAACATCAAGGGAAGACCTTGTGCAGATCAATTCAATGGAGTTCCTTCAAAATATAGCTTCTGGGGATGAATCCCTTACTCGAATCGTTGTTAAAGAAGGTGGGATTCGTGCGTTGATACACGTTTTGGATCCGAAATCGACCGTCTCTTCAAAAACAAGAGAAATAGCATTAAGGACGATCGAAGATCTCTGCTTTTCATCGCAAAACTGCATCAACATGTTGATGAACGACGGGTTCATCGATAGACTGTTGTTCTTCCTTCGCAATGGCGAGGTTTCGGTTCAAGAATCAACTCTAAAAGTGACATCCAGGCTTTGTTGTGCATCAGAAGAGGCTAAGAAAGCAATGGGGGATGCCGGTTTCATCCCCGAGCTCGTGAAACTGCTCGATGCGAAGTCATACGAAGTAAGTTCCATAGCAACCACAACACTTCATAGCTTGGTCTCAATTCCAAAAAACCGAAAACAGTTCATCCAAGACGACCGAAACATAGGCTGCCTCCTCCAATCACTTGACCGAGACGAAGCCATTTCAGGTAACAACAAAAAGCTCTTGCTCTCTATACTAATATCATTAACAAGCTGCAATAATGGTAGAAGAAAAATTGCCAGCTCTGGTTATCTAAAGAACATAGAAAAACTTGCTGAAGCTGAAGTTTATGATGCCAAAAGACTTGTTAGGAAGCTGTCTAGCAATCGATTTCGTAGCATGCTGAGTGGATTATGGCATTATTGA